Part of the Sulfuriflexus mobilis genome is shown below.
AGGCCAAACAGTACATCGAGGTTGAGCGTTCGGTGGTGAATGTCTTCACTTATCCCGGGCAGGAAAATATGCTTGAGGTAACCTTCGAACAGCGTTATCGCAGCAACAATTACAATAACAATAGTTATAAGCGCCAGTACTGGAAGAAGGAGGTCGATGGCCGCTGGCGCATTATCTATGAGGGTCCGGCCTGATTATCCGCTGCGGTCGCCGGGGCCAGTAATTGTTCACGACGCGGCGTATTCTTTTTCAGCCAGCGAACCAGGTCCGTCCAGATATGACTGATCTGTTGCTTGCTTGGCATGATCCCCGCGTGAGGTAATTCAATCGTGATCACCGGGATATTATTCTCGACACCCGCATAATTCCCCAACGAACCCGGATAGGCACCCAGCAGATTCAGATAGAGATGCCCGAGGCGTTTCGGTGGACGTGGCGGCCCATCGAAATCCAGCACGCCATAGGGGGCATGCACGGCGACGATGGCATCCGGTTTAAATTCTTCAATCAGACCATACAGCCAGCGTGACTCCGGCTCACTCAGGGGCAGCTTGCCGGGGTAACGACGAGGATTACGATGGGTACGTTTAACCCAGTAGTGCTCGGCCTCCTCAACCCAGTTACGTGTCGGGAAATTGCGATTCAGGTCGACACCATTGGCGTTCATGCGCATGGACTTACGCTGTAACAGGCCATCCGGGTTCAACAGGGGCACCACCTTCCAGTGAAACAGACCTGAGTGATGCTGGTTCAGGGTCTTCATCCACTTGAACACCACGCTCACGGATGAGTATTCATCGCCATGAATGCCCCCCACCAGTAACACACGAGACTGCGGTACACGTGTTGCGACAGGCGGGTATTCTTTCATCAGGATAGGGGTGTGCTTAATAGAACTTGCACCACTCAGTACGAGTCCGCTATCACACTCGGCATATTTGACACTGGCCAGTTTGTTGGCGATACGCTGGCAGACCTGCTCGATTCCCGTCTCCGCCATGGCCGGACTGGCACTGAACGCACCGAGGAGAAAGAGGCCATATAGATTTTTCAGGTTCACAGGGCTGATATCTTCAAGGCGCCACTGCCACTGCTACTGATACCACCTGACCAGCTAAAGGTCTTGTCCAGCGTAACGCGGTTCGAGACGAGATTGATATTGACCCGGCTGGGCACAAAGCCCTCCGGCAGGATCAAATCTCCCTCAAAGCTCTGGAAATATTTGAACTTGAACGGTAGCTTGCCAATCTTCTCCACACTGATATCCGACAGCAGCAAGGTACGGAGCTTACCATCCTGCACGCCCTCCAGCTGTATACTCGCTTCGCCACGCGTAACACGATTATTCTTGATCACCTGTGTCAGTACCAGCTTGTAACGATAGGCGTTTTTCTGTGCAGCGGGTTTGATCTGAAAACGCTGGATACGCAAACCACGCGCGGACTCACGCGGGGCGACGATACTCCGGTAAAAGGCCACCTCTTCCTTCAATTCCAGTATCTCAGCCTGCAGATTACGCAACGACTCATCCACCTCGGAATAGGCACGCTTTTCGATCTCGCCACTGCGTTGTCGGGAAATCAGTTTCTGCCGCAGACCATCGAGTTCACTGTTGAGTACAGCGATCTGGTCATGCATGACCTCACGCTCATTCTCCAGAGAGGTGAAGTCAAAATTGGCACGCGAACGACCGTAGTCGTAAATCAAAAAGCCACCGACAATCACCGCAAACACGAGTGCCGCGATCAGGATGCCACGCTTGAGCGGGTCATGCTCACTGACAATGAGTTGAGGTGACTTCATGGCAGCAAGGCAATCCCGTTAAGCCCGGTCTGTTCATCCAGACCAAACATGATATTCATATTTTGTACCGCCTGACCGGCGGCGCCCTTGACGAGGTTATCGATCACCGACAGCACTACCACCGTATCACCAGCCTGTGGCCGGTGTACCGCGATGCGGCAGGTATTGATGCCCCTCACGGTGCGTGTCTCGGGGTGGCCGCCGGCCGGCAGGACATCGACAAAACCTTCACTCGCATAGCGCTGCTCAAACAGAGCCTGCAGGTCGACATCCGTGGCCTTCAGGGTCGCGTACAGGGTGGCGTGAATACCGCGGGTCATCGGCATCAGATGCGGTACAAAGGTCAGGTCAACACCCCCAGCAGCAGCGAGCTCCAGGCCCTGGCGGATCTCCGGCTGGTGACGATGACCCGGCACGGCATAGGCCTTGACGCTCTCGTTGACCTCGCTCATGAGGATGCCGACGGCCGCCGAGCGCCCGGCGCCACTGACCCCGGACTTGCAGTCAGCAATCAAACGCCCGGTATCGATGAGACCCTGCTCGATCAGGGGCAAAAAGCCCAGTTGTACTGCGGTCGGATAACAGCCCGGGTTGGCCACCAGACGTGCCCCACGCACGGCCTCACGGTTGATCTCAGGCAAACCGTAAACGGCCTCGGCGACAAGCTCCGGACAGGCATGTGACATGCCATACCATTGCTCCCACACACCAATATCCCGGATGCGGAAATCGGCGGCCAGGTCGATGACCTTGACCCCTGCCTCGAGCAGGGCCGGGGTATGTTGCATGGCAATGCCATTCGGCGTAGCGAAAAACACCACGTCACAATCGCTCAACGAGGCCGCACTGGGGTCACTGAAGCCTATCTCCACATGGCCGCGCAGGTTGGGGAAGATATCGGCCACCGCTGTCCCCGCCTCGGCACGCGAGGTAATTGCCTGCAGCTCGACGTCAGGGTGCATCGCCAGCAGGCGCAGTAACTCAACGCCGGTGTAGCCGGTACCACCTACTATGCCTGTCTTGATCATCGCTCTCGTACTCCAAACCCGCTGCCTACAAAGGAACCCGCATAATAAGGACTGCGGCCCACCGAGTGAAGCCCCAGTCTCCCCTTACACGGGCACCACACCGAAAAACAGACAAAAAAAAGCGGCCGAAGCCGCAGAGTCTGCATAGTATTGTTATTATTATTAGGTTGTTGTTATTGTTAGATTTTAAATCTTAAAAAAAATAATCTTTAAAAAACTGCCACGTACTTCTACGTGTGGGCGCCAATTTAGCGAATTACTCAGACAGGGTCAAGTTATTGATTTTATATTACTTTATAAGGATATCCTTATTTAGCTCATGGTGCGGCCGGTGCGAGCCCCTATCAAGAAAGCCATCGATTTCCGGTCAGAAAATCATAAAGACCTAATGAGAAATGGGAGTTGTGTGTGCAAGTCTTGTGAGCCTTGTTGTGTAGTATTTTTAGATCACCACAGCGGCATGACATCGGCCTATTCAGGTAATAAATGATTTAACCCCTGCTCAAATACTGTTTGGTCATTAATGAAATGAGACTTTTATTACTTTGGTGAATGAACCGAGCAATATCAAATAACTGCCCATGTCAGGTAAAACAGATTACCCACCTATGCAGCATGGGCTCTGGCATAATCAGGGCATGCTGATGGATGGAATCCCCGCGACATGAACCGCTGGCTTGATAACTTGCGCCTGCGACTCGCCAGTGTTGATGCACTGCTGCTGCTTGCCGCCCTCGGCCTGATCGTCGGCCTGTTGGCCGGGGGGGTGACGCTGCTGTTTCGCCTGCTCGTCGAGGTACTGCAAGGCCGCTTCCTCGCCCACCCGGAAGGCTACGAGGCCCTCGGCTGGCAGGCCCGCCTGTTCCTGCCCCTCGGGGGCGGCGTGGTTATCGGCGTGGTCCTGCAACTACTTAAACAGGAAGACCGCAGCACCGGCATCGTCCACGTTATGGAACGTCTGAATTACCACGAGGGGCACTTACCGCTGCGAAATATCCTTGTGCAGTTTTTTGGTGCAGCCACCAGCCTGGTCAGCGGTCACTCCGTGGGCCGTGAAGGCCCGAGCGTGCACCTCGGCGCCGGCAGCGGCAGCGTATTGGGACAAGTCTTGCGGCTACCGAATAACAGCATCCGCAGCCTGGTCGCCTGCGGTGCGGCAGCGGCCATTGCCGCCTCCTTTAACACCCCCCTGGCCGGCGTGATCTTCGCCATGGAGGTGATCCTGCTCGAATACACCCTCAGCGGCTTCGTACCGGTGATCCTCGCTGCGGTCAGCGCCACAGTCTTGTCACGTGCCGTCTATGGTGCCGACGCCGCCTTTAGCGTGCCTGCCTTTGAACTCGCCTCACTACTGGAGATGCCCTGGATCCTGGTCATGGGCCTGGTCATCGGTGGCATCGCCGCCAGTTTTAACGGCCTCCTGAATCGCATCACCACACTCAGCAGCCAATGGCCCATCCTGGTCCGCTGCAGTCTCGGCGGCCTGCTCACTGGCCTGCTTGCCTTACTCGCGCCCGAGATCATGGGGGTAGGCTACGATACGATCACGACGGCCATGCTTGGGCAGTTGGGGATCGGTGTGCTGGCCAGCATCTTGCTGCTTAAGCTCATCGCCACCGCCCTGGCGATTGGCCTCGGCATCCCCGGCGGGCTGATCGCCCCCTCACTCGTCCTCGGCGGCATGGTCGGTGGTATAGCCGGCATTACCGGCGCGCACCTCATGCCCGGGACAATCGGTGAAAGCGGCATGTACGTCATGATAGGCATGGCAGCCATGATGGCGGCGGTCCTCAATGCGCCCCTGGCGGCCCTGCTGGCCCTGCTCGAGCTGACGGGCAATCCGAATATCATCCTGCCGGGCATGCTCGCCGTGATCACCGCGACCCTGACGCATAGCGAGTTATTTGGCCGTCAGTCGGTCTTCATTATGCTACTGCGAGCCCGTGGCCTCGACTATCGGCATAATCCCTTCGCCCAGGGCCTGCGCCGGATCGGTATCGCCAGCCTCGCCGACCACAGCTTTGTCCGCCATGCCCAGGCGATCACGACTGAACAAGCCAGAGTACTGCTCACTGAACCACCACGCTGGGTGCTTGTCGAAAACGAGCAAGGCCCCGTTGCGCTACTACCCGGAGGCGACCTGGCCCATGCGCTCGAGGTGGCCAGTGAGGGGCAAACACTGGACCTGCTCGCCATCCCCGGCCAGCGTCTGCAACTGACCGGCATACATCAGCAGGCGACCTTGCAGGAGGCCATGGGGCGACTCGATGCCGAGCAGGCCGAGGCGCTCTATATATGGCGCCCCAGTGCCCCGCAGATCCTGCGCATCGAGGGCGTGGTGACCCGCGAAGCCATTAATAAGGCCTGGCGGGGGGTGCCGGGATAAGGCAGACAGGCTAATATAGCTACCACCCTTACAACAGGATAAAGCCGATGGATGTCGCTGCAACCGATCTTGTACAAACCATTGCCCTGACCATGGGTGTGGCCTGGGCCAGTGGGATTAACCTCTATGCCGCCCTGTTCATGCTTGGCTGGATGGGCAGTAGCGGCAACATGACACTACCTGCCGATATGCAAGTACTCACTAACCCCCTGGTAATGGGTGCCGCCGGCTTTATGTATTGCGTGGAATTCTTTGCCGACAAGACCCCCGGTATCGACACCGGCTGGGATGCCATTCACAGTTTTATCCGTATCCCCGCCGGGGCCATGCTCGCCGCGAGCGCGGTCGGTGATGTCGGCCCCGGAGTAGAAATCGCCGCCGCCATCCTCGGCGGCACACTGGCCACTGGCTCCCACCTCACCAAGGCCGGTAGCCGCGTGCTCATCAACACCTCGCCCGAGCCTTTCTCGAACTGGGTGGCCTCGGTGACCGAGGATGCCCTAGTCATCGGCGGCCTGTGGACGGCCCTGAATCACCCGTGGCTGTTTATTCTCTTGCTGGTCCTGTTCATCGCCCTGATGATCTGGCTGTTGCCGAAACTCTGGCGCGGCATTAAGGGTGTGCTCCGTTTTATCGGTCGTGTGCTCGGCATCGTCAAAGACCCTCCCGAGGCAGTCGCCGCGGAGACGGCACCGAAACAGGCCGAACCGGTAGCGCACCCCCCTGACAACTAAAACTTCAATTAAAGACGTGATCCCATGAAAGCTAAAGATTCCCTCATAGCATTGGTCGTACTCGCCCTCCTCGGGCTGCTCGGCTATCTCTGGTTTGCCCCGGCCGGCCTGCGCCAGGCCCCGGATATCCACCTGACCACCCTCGACGGCGACAAGCTGGCGCTCAATGACCTGCGCGGCAGACCCGTGCTCATCACCTTCTGGGCCACCACCTGCCCCGGCTGTATCAAGGAGATGCCTCATCTCGTCGAACTGCACAACGACTACAGCCAACAGGGTTTCAAGCTGATAGGCATCAGCATGCCCTATGACCCACCGAACCAGGTCTATGAACTCGTCAAACGCCGCGGCCTGCCTTATACCATTGCCCTCGACATCAATGGCGAGGCGACCCGTGCCTTTGGTGATATTCGCCTGACCCCGACCACCTTCCTCATCGCCCCGGACGGCCGCATTGTGCAACACACGATCGGTGACCTGGACATGGCGGCCCTGCGCGCCAGGATAGAGGCCATGTTGCCGACACGGGTTTCATTACGGGGAAATCACTAACATGTTATGGCTCAAGGCCTTTCACCTCATCTTCATGGTGACCTGGTTCGCCGGCTTGTTTTACCTGCCACGCCTGTTCGTCTATCACGCCATGAGCGAGGATGCCGTTAGCAACGCACGCTTCAAGGTCATGGAACGCAAGTTGTTCTTCGGTATCATGACCCCAGGCGGCATTATCACCATCGCCCTTGGCCTGTGGATGCTTTATGACTATTCCTGGCAGGCCTACGCCAACAGCGGCTGGTTACAGGGCAAGCTGGCCCTGGTCGCCGTTCTCATTGCCTACCATATCTACTGTGGCAAATTACTCCTCGACTTCCGTCACGACCGCAACCACCACGGCCATGTATTTTATCGCTGGCTAAACGAATTCCCCGTATTAATCCTGGTTGCGGTGATCATTCTGGTGGTCGTCAAACCGTTTTGATAAGGCTATAATCGCCAACCCGAATTGAAACAACTCCGGCAAGAAGGAAATAGAGTCATGGCAAAAATGGTGCAGTGTGTGGTCCTCAAGCGCGAGGCAGAAGGTCTCGATAGCCCTCCTCACCCGGGCGAACTCGGGCAACGCATTTTTGAGAATGTTTCCGCCGAAGGCTGGACCCAGTGGCTGGAGCGCCTGACCACAATCATGAACGAGAATGGCCTGAGTACGGCTGACCCCCGCAGCCTGCAGGTCATCGAGACCCACATGCGTGGCTTCTTCTTTAATGAAGGCGATGCCGGTCAACTGCCTCCCGGCTACAGCGCCGGTGGCGGTGGTGGCAAAAAGTAAGCCTTCTCAAGGCTTCGTTTGAAAGCATCTTAAAGGCTCAACGCAAAGAAACAGATTGCTCTTCTATCGGCCAGGAACACTGTCTTTTCGATGTCAATGCGTTGAATTTAAGACCTTGCGTCTCGCCGGTCTTCGATACCAAATAATGGTGCGGTAACAATCGTTAATTTGGCATGCGCCGCTCGCAGGGCCTGCTCGGCCTGCGGCGCATCCTCGGCGACGGCATAAATAAAACCGAGATAACTCGCGCCATCCGGCACCGGTACCAGTTCGTGACCTTCGCGCACGCTGATGACCAGCTCCTCAATACCCTCAACGGCCTGTGCCGCCAGGGTGCCTTCGACGCGTCGCAGGATCCCGGCCTTTGGGATCGGTATCATCAGGACCCCCGCCCCGCCGCTAAATTCTTTTTGTGGAATGACCTGCCCCAGTGCCTGCGCGATCACCAGGGTTTCCAGACGCTGACCGGTGGCCAGTTCCACCAGGCGCGCGCACTCACCGCCTATCGTGCGTGCCGCCACCTCCATGACCCAGAGCTTACCTTCTGCATCCATGCGTAACTCGGCATGCACCGGCCCCTGTTGCAGCCCATAGGCTTGGCAGGCGGCGGCTACGGTTTCATGCGCGGCCTGTTGCAAGGCTATCTCATGGCGCGAGGGGGTGATGTAATACGTCTCTTCAAAATAAGGGCCTTGCAAGGCATCCGGCTTGTCGAACAGGGCCAGCTGTTGCAGCAGGCCCTTATCCAGCATGCCTTCATAGGCGACCTCGAGCCCCTCTATATAGTCCTCGACCAGCACATAGCGCCCTTCTTCTTCGTCTTTGGTATCGCGCAGGAGGGTCTCGATACGCGCAGCGGCCTTGAGCAGGCCCTCCTCATCATCGACCCGGATCACACCACGACTGGCCGACATGGCCAATGGTTTTAACACGCAGGGATAACGCACCGCATTGATCTGCCCGGCTAAAGAGTGGTGCAAATCGAGTTGAAAATGCGCCGGCACCCTGACACCGGCCGACTGCAGGCAGGCCCGCGCCTTATCCTTGCGTCGGGCGATCGCGGCGGCCCCGGGTGGATTGTGCGGCAGACCAAGGGCCTCTGCGACCTGGCTGGCCAGTTCAACGCTGTGGTCATCACTACCCATGACAGCGTCAAAGGGTGTCGCGAGGTGGACGCTATGTAGCAAGGCAATGGCCGCATCGGGGTCGTTAAAATCGATATGCAGGCCTTCACTGATGGCGGACACCAGCGAGTGTTTACCGGCCGAGGCAATCGTGACCTCAACACCCAGTTCTGCCGCTGCCTGCAGGTAGGGCGCGATACGGTAGCTATTATGGGGGGCCAGCAACAGCAAACGCCGGGCCAATGACGAAATATTTTGAGACTGACTCATATTAAACGGTACACGATAAAAAACGGGGCCAACTCACAATAAGGAGTGGCCCCGCTCTCAATCTTTTCAGGCTACCGGTTTAGGCGCAACCACCGCCGCCACTACCACAACCACCGCAGGAACCACTGCCACCGGTTGAGGCAAAGACATTATTAAACACGAAGCTCGCGCCGTTCATGCCGTTTTCAACATAATCAATCTCGACACCTTTCAGGTAATTGTGGGCAAACGAGTCAACGAAGATCTGGAAACCTTCGGCCTGCATGACCTTGTCGTGATCGAAACGTTCACCGGTAAAGGTCATGCCATAGGTCATGCCACTACAACCCCCGCCGGAGACAAAGACGCGGACCGCGGTAATATCATCGTCATCAACATCGGCAAACAGTTTGGCCATGACCTCCGTCGCAGCCGGTGTCAGGCTAATGTCTTCACTGGTTAACTGGTCTGAAAAATCTATTGCTGCACTCATCGCTGTT
Proteins encoded:
- a CDS encoding DUF4126 domain-containing protein — encoded protein: MDVAATDLVQTIALTMGVAWASGINLYAALFMLGWMGSSGNMTLPADMQVLTNPLVMGAAGFMYCVEFFADKTPGIDTGWDAIHSFIRIPAGAMLAASAVGDVGPGVEIAAAILGGTLATGSHLTKAGSRVLINTSPEPFSNWVASVTEDALVIGGLWTALNHPWLFILLLVLFIALMIWLLPKLWRGIKGVLRFIGRVLGIVKDPPEAVAAETAPKQAEPVAHPPDN
- the argC gene encoding N-acetyl-gamma-glutamyl-phosphate reductase, which encodes MIKTGIVGGTGYTGVELLRLLAMHPDVELQAITSRAEAGTAVADIFPNLRGHVEIGFSDPSAASLSDCDVVFFATPNGIAMQHTPALLEAGVKVIDLAADFRIRDIGVWEQWYGMSHACPELVAEAVYGLPEINREAVRGARLVANPGCYPTAVQLGFLPLIEQGLIDTGRLIADCKSGVSGAGRSAAVGILMSEVNESVKAYAVPGHRHQPEIRQGLELAAAGGVDLTFVPHLMPMTRGIHATLYATLKATDVDLQALFEQRYASEGFVDVLPAGGHPETRTVRGINTCRIAVHRPQAGDTVVVLSVIDNLVKGAAGQAVQNMNIMFGLDEQTGLNGIALLP
- a CDS encoding oxidative damage protection protein; the protein is MAKMVQCVVLKREAEGLDSPPHPGELGQRIFENVSAEGWTQWLERLTTIMNENGLSTADPRSLQVIETHMRGFFFNEGDAGQLPPGYSAGGGGGKK
- a CDS encoding chloride channel protein codes for the protein MNRWLDNLRLRLASVDALLLLAALGLIVGLLAGGVTLLFRLLVEVLQGRFLAHPEGYEALGWQARLFLPLGGGVVIGVVLQLLKQEDRSTGIVHVMERLNYHEGHLPLRNILVQFFGAATSLVSGHSVGREGPSVHLGAGSGSVLGQVLRLPNNSIRSLVACGAAAAIAASFNTPLAGVIFAMEVILLEYTLSGFVPVILAAVSATVLSRAVYGADAAFSVPAFELASLLEMPWILVMGLVIGGIAASFNGLLNRITTLSSQWPILVRCSLGGLLTGLLALLAPEIMGVGYDTITTAMLGQLGIGVLASILLLKLIATALAIGLGIPGGLIAPSLVLGGMVGGIAGITGAHLMPGTIGESGMYVMIGMAAMMAAVLNAPLAALLALLELTGNPNIILPGMLAVITATLTHSELFGRQSVFIMLLRARGLDYRHNPFAQGLRRIGIASLADHSFVRHAQAITTEQARVLLTEPPRWVLVENEQGPVALLPGGDLAHALEVASEGQTLDLLAIPGQRLQLTGIHQQATLQEAMGRLDAEQAEALYIWRPSAPQILRIEGVVTREAINKAWRGVPG
- a CDS encoding DUF6776 family protein, with product MKSPQLIVSEHDPLKRGILIAALVFAVIVGGFLIYDYGRSRANFDFTSLENEREVMHDQIAVLNSELDGLRQKLISRQRSGEIEKRAYSEVDESLRNLQAEILELKEEVAFYRSIVAPRESARGLRIQRFQIKPAAQKNAYRYKLVLTQVIKNNRVTRGEASIQLEGVQDGKLRTLLLSDISVEKIGKLPFKFKYFQSFEGDLILPEGFVPSRVNINLVSNRVTLDKTFSWSGGISSSGSGALKISAL
- a CDS encoding peroxiredoxin family protein, with product MKAKDSLIALVVLALLGLLGYLWFAPAGLRQAPDIHLTTLDGDKLALNDLRGRPVLITFWATTCPGCIKEMPHLVELHNDYSQQGFKLIGISMPYDPPNQVYELVKRRGLPYTIALDINGEATRAFGDIRLTPTTFLIAPDGRIVQHTIGDLDMAALRARIEAMLPTRVSLRGNH
- the hemJ gene encoding protoporphyrinogen oxidase HemJ; translated protein: MLWLKAFHLIFMVTWFAGLFYLPRLFVYHAMSEDAVSNARFKVMERKLFFGIMTPGGIITIALGLWMLYDYSWQAYANSGWLQGKLALVAVLIAYHIYCGKLLLDFRHDRNHHGHVFYRWLNEFPVLILVAVIILVVVKPF
- a CDS encoding ATP-grasp domain-containing protein, which produces MSQSQNISSLARRLLLLAPHNSYRIAPYLQAAAELGVEVTIASAGKHSLVSAISEGLHIDFNDPDAAIALLHSVHLATPFDAVMGSDDHSVELASQVAEALGLPHNPPGAAAIARRKDKARACLQSAGVRVPAHFQLDLHHSLAGQINAVRYPCVLKPLAMSASRGVIRVDDEEGLLKAAARIETLLRDTKDEEEGRYVLVEDYIEGLEVAYEGMLDKGLLQQLALFDKPDALQGPYFEETYYITPSRHEIALQQAAHETVAAACQAYGLQQGPVHAELRMDAEGKLWVMEVAARTIGGECARLVELATGQRLETLVIAQALGQVIPQKEFSGGAGVLMIPIPKAGILRRVEGTLAAQAVEGIEELVISVREGHELVPVPDGASYLGFIYAVAEDAPQAEQALRAAHAKLTIVTAPLFGIEDRRDARS
- a CDS encoding HesB/IscA family protein, which produces MSAAIDFSDQLTSEDISLTPAATEVMAKLFADVDDDDITAVRVFVSGGGCSGMTYGMTFTGERFDHDKVMQAEGFQIFVDSFAHNYLKGVEIDYVENGMNGASFVFNNVFASTGGSGSCGGCGSGGGGCA
- a CDS encoding M14 family murein peptide amidase A encodes the protein MNLKNLYGLFLLGAFSASPAMAETGIEQVCQRIANKLASVKYAECDSGLVLSGASSIKHTPILMKEYPPVATRVPQSRVLLVGGIHGDEYSSVSVVFKWMKTLNQHHSGLFHWKVVPLLNPDGLLQRKSMRMNANGVDLNRNFPTRNWVEEAEHYWVKRTHRNPRRYPGKLPLSEPESRWLYGLIEEFKPDAIVAVHAPYGVLDFDGPPRPPKRLGHLYLNLLGAYPGSLGNYAGVENNIPVITIELPHAGIMPSKQQISHIWTDLVRWLKKNTPRREQLLAPATAADNQAGPS